The following proteins are encoded in a genomic region of Opisthocomus hoazin isolate bOpiHoa1 chromosome 4, bOpiHoa1.hap1, whole genome shotgun sequence:
- the PAXIP1 gene encoding PAX-interacting protein 1: MSADEEELKVPEEMFKDVKFFVVGDIDPKVIQLLKAGKAKEVSYNALASHIISEDGDNPEVGESREVFDLPVVKPSWVILSVRCGALLPVNGFSPESCQVFFGVTACLSQVSSEDRSTLWALITFYGGNCRLSLNNKCTHLIVPEPKGEKYECACKRDSIKIVTPDWVLDSIADKTKKEETPYHPRLIIYEEEEEEEEEEEEEAEPENEEQDSQNEASTDEKLSSPASSREGSPLGDQVFSPKSTTADKAKGELMFDDSSDSSPEKQERNLNWTPAEVPQASAAKRRLPQGKDSGLINLCANVPPVPGNILPPDMRGNLMASVQGAQSSERQEMMATWSPAMRTLRNITNSADIQQINRPSNVAHILQSLSAPTKSLEQQVNHSQQGHPNAVLFSQVKLTPETHLLQQSHQAQQQQHHPLLHLQPQQLMQLQQQQQQQPQISQQSFQQQQPHQFSQQQQQVHQQHQFPQQQLQFPQQQLHAQQQLHRPQQQLQFQQQHALQQQLHQLQQQQLQQQQLQQLQQQNLQQQQLQHQQQQIQQQQFQQQHLQRLHQQHQQQQMQNQATQHLTQTSQALQHQVAAQQPQHHQQQQQQLQQQPLFGHDPAAEIPEEYFLLGCVFAIADYPEQMSDKQLLATWKRIIQAHGGTVDPTLTSRCTHLLCESQVSNMYAQALRERKRCITAHWLNSILKKKKMVPPHRALHFPVAFPPGGKPCSQHIISVTGFVDSDRDDLKLMAYLAGAKYTGYLCRSNTVLICKEPSGLKYEKAKEWRIPCVNAQWLCDILLGNFEALRQIQHSRYTVFSLQDPLSPSQHLVLNLLDAWRVPLKVSPELLMGVRLPLKPKQNESSLQPSSKRPRIEDLPPPTKKLTPELTPLVLFTGFEPMQVQQYIKKLYILGGEVAESAQKCTHLIASKVTRTVKFLTAISVVKHIVTPEWLEECFKCQKFVDEQNFVLRDAEAEVLFCFSLEESLKRAQVAPLFKGKYFYITPGICPSLSTMKAIVECAGGKVLSKQPSFRKLMEHKQNKSLPEIILISCENDLHLCREYFARGIDVHNAEFVLTGVLTQTLDYESYKFT, translated from the exons ATGTCGGCGGACGAGGAGGAGCTGAAAGTCCCGGAGGAGATGTTCAAAGATGTCAAGTTCTTCGTGGTGGGAGACATCGACCCCAAG GTTATTCAACTTCTGAAAGCTGGGAAAGCAAAGGAAGTTTCTTACAATGCTCTGGCTTCACATATTATTTCGGAAGATGGGGACAATCCAGAAGTTGGAGAATCTCGTGAAGTTTTTGATCTCCCTGTGGTAAAG ccttcCTGGGTGATCTTGTCTGTTCGCTGTGGAGCTCTTCTGCC TGTAAATGGCTTTTCTCCAGAATCGTGTCAGGTCTTTTTTGGAGTCACTGCCTGTCTCTCTCAG GTTTCATCTGAAGACCGAAGTACGCTGTGGGCTTTGATTACTTTTTATGGAGGGAATTGCCGGCTGAGCCTCAATAATAAGTGTACTCATTTGATTGTGCCTGAGCCAAAGGGG gaaAAATATGAATGTGCTTGTAAACgagacagcattaaaattgtgacaCCAGACTGGGTACTGGATTCTATAGCTGATAAGACTAAAAAAGAAGAGACTCCTTATCATCCTCGTTTAATTATATacgaggaggaagaagaggaggaggaggaagaggaggaagaagcagaaccagaaaatgaagaacaagatTCTCAAAATGAAGCTAGTACTGATGAAAAATTATCAAGTCCAGCATCTTCTCGAGAAGGATCACCTTTGGGTGATCAGGTTTTTTCACCAAAATCTACTACTGCTGATAAGGCAAAAGGGGAACTGATGTTTGATGATTCTTCAGATTCCTCTCcagaaaagcaagaaaggaaTTTGAATTGGACACCAGCTGAAGTCCCACAGGCATCTGCAGCAAAGCGTAGGTTGCCTCAAGGGAAAGACTCTGGGTTAATTAATTTATGTGCCAATGTCCCACCAGTGCCAGGTAATATTTTGCCTCCAGATATGAGAGGCAATCTAATGGCTTCAGTACAAGGTGCCCAGAGTTCGGAACGACAGGAAATGATGGCTACGTGGAGTCCAGCCATGCGGACATTAAGGAATATTACTAATAGTGCTGATATTCAGCAGATTAATAGACCATCAAATGTAGCACAT ATATTACAATCACTTTCAGCACCTACAAAAAGTTTAGAACAGCAAGTAAATCATAGCCAACAGGGACATCCAAACGCGGTGCTGTTTAGTCAAGTGAAACTAACACCAGAGACACATTTATTACAGCAGTCACATCaagcacagcagcaacagcaccaTCCTCTCTTACACCTTCAACCTCAGCAACTTATGCAgctacagcaacagcagcagcaacaacccCAGATTTCCCAGCAGTCTTTCCAACAGCAACAGCCTCATCAGTTTtcacaacagcaacagcaagttCATCAGCAGCACCAGTTcccacagcagcagcttcagTTCCCACAGCAGCAGTTACATGCACAACAGCAGCTGCACCGTCCTCAGCAACAGCTCCAGTTCCAACAGCAGCATGCTTTGCAACAGCAGCTtcatcagctgcagcagcagcagctacagcagcaACAACTGCAGCAGCTACAGCAACAGAATCTGCAGCAACAACAGCTGCAACATCAGCAGCAGCaaatacagcagcagcagttccagcagcagcacttaCAGCGGTTACACCAACAGCATCAGCAACAGCAAATGCAGAATCAGGCGACACAACACTTAACTCAGACATCTCAAGCACTACAGCATCAAgttgcagcccagcagccgcaacaccaccagcagcaacagcagcaactgcaacagcagccgctttTTGGACACGATCCAGCAGCGGAGA TTCCAGAAGAGTATTTCCTGCTGGGCTGTGTCTTTGCAATTGCTGATTATCCAGAACAGATGTCTGACAAACAGCTGTTAGCAACCTGGAAACGG ATCATTCAAGCACATGGTGGGACAGTGGACCCTACTCTTACAAGCAGGTGTACGCATCTTCTTTGTGAAAGCCAAGTCAGTAACATGTATGCTCAG GctttaagagaaagaaagagatgtATTACAGCACATTGGCTGAACTCAAtcttgaagaagaagaaaatggtaCCACCTCATCGAGCCCTTCATTTTCCAGTGGCATTTCCACCAGGAGGAAAGCCATGCTCTCAACAT ATAATCTCTGTGACAGGATTTGTTGATAGTGACAGAGATGACCTCAAACTAATGGCCTACCTAGCAGGTGCCAAATACACGGGCTATCTGTGTCGCAGCAATACAGTTCTCATCTGTAAAGA GCCCAGTGGCTTGAAGTATGAGAAAGCTAAAGAGTGGAGAATACCATGTGTAAATGCGCAATGGCTCTGTGACATACTGCTAGGAAATTTTGAAGCTTTACGGCAGATACAGCACAGTCGGTATACAGTATTCAGTCTTCAAGATCCACTTTCTCCTAGCCAACATCTAGTGCTAAACCTTTTGG ATGCTTGGAGAGTCCCATTAAAGGTATCACCAGAACTTCTAATG GGTGTGAGGTTGCCTttgaaaccaaagcaaaatgaATCCAGTCTTCAGCCATCTTCCAAAAGACCAAG GATTGAAGACCTACCACCTCCTACTAAAAAACTCACCCCAGAACTGACGCCACTGGTGCTCTTCACAGGATTTGAACCTATGCAAGTTCAACAGTACATTAAG AAACTGTATATCCTTGGAGGTGAAGTAGCAGAATCTGCCCAGAAGTGCACCCATCTGATTGCCAGTAAAGTGACACGAACTGTCAAGTTCCTGACAGCCATTTCCGTAGTCAAGCACATAGTAACTCCAGAGTGGTTAGAAGAGTGTTTCAAATGCCAGAAGTTTGTTG atgagcAGAACTTTGTGCTCAGAGATGCTGAAGCTGAGGTGCttttctgctttagtttagagGAGTCTCTAAAGAGAGCACAAGTAGCTCCACTGTTCAAG GGAAAGTATTTTTACATCACACCTGGAATTTGTCCCAGTCTTTCCACCATGAAAGCTATTGTGGAATGCGCAGGAGGAAAAGTATTATCTAAACAACCTTCTTTTCGAAAACTCATGGAGCATAAGCAGAATAAA AGTTTGCCGGAGATAATCCTGATTTCCTGTGAAAATGACCTTCATTTATGTCGAGAATATTTTGCAAGAGGCATAG ATGTCCACAACGCGGAGTTTGTCCTGACTGGGGTTCTTACTCAAACACTGGATTATGAAT CATATAAATTTACTTGA